From the Theobroma cacao cultivar B97-61/B2 chromosome 2, Criollo_cocoa_genome_V2, whole genome shotgun sequence genome, one window contains:
- the LOC18610330 gene encoding uncharacterized protein LOC18610330: protein MATLPSPPVHIDLWTILSESKRIINAHSRHFLALSVLFLLPLSFSISAYPAINQLVSRPSPLTVETHLSFFNPIQQQPRNFPVKTLIFFFLYTLFTVIFSLFATGSITYSVFHGFYGRPVKLVSTIKSAFTSFFLLLSTCVISELIVSGFLLILALIFFSLVKAIQLLGFQLDVSSPYFISLCLVFVISFIFIVVYLRVNWTFAYVVVVVESSWGLEPLKRSKNLVKGMKGVAFSMILFFGFVSGIFSWGSAVRWGDADADNWRSWAFVLDIVVTSTALMMLMLYNLAASTVFYMYSKAIHGELAGEIAEEFAREYVSLPFDDGKIPHVVSVV, encoded by the coding sequence ATGGCAACGCTACCATCACCGCCTGTCCACATCGACCTCTGGACCATCCTATCAGAATCCAAACGCATAATCAACGCCCACTCCCGCCACTTCCTTGCTCTCTCCGTCCTCTTCCTTCTCCCTCTCTCCTTCTCAATCTCCGCCTACCCCGCCATCAACCAGCTCGTCTCCCGACCCTCCCCTCTCACCGTCGAAACCCACCTCAGCTTCTTCAACCCTATTCAACAACAGCCCCGTAACTTCCCCGTTAAAACCCtcatcttctttttcctctacACCCTCTTCACCGTCATCTTCTCTCTCTTCGCCACCGGTTCCATCACTTACAGCGTTTTCCACGGCTTTTACGGCCGACCCGTCAAGCTCGTATCCACTATCAAGTCAGCTTTCACTTCCTTCTTCCTTCTCTTGTCAACTTGCGTTATTTCGGAGCTGATCGTATCTGGGTTCCTTTTAATTCTTGCTTTAATCTTCTTTTCATTAGTCAAAGCAATCCAACTTCTAGGCTTCCAACTTGATGTCTCTTCACCTTATTTTATTTCCCTTTGTCTGgtttttgtaatttctttcatttttattgtGGTTTATTTACGAGTGAATTGGACATTTGCTTATGTTGTTGTCGTGGTTGAATCAAGCTGGGGACTTGAGCCGTTAAAACGAAGCAAAAACTTAGTTAAAGGAATGAAGGGGGTTGCTTTTTCGATGATTCTGTTTTTCGGGTTCGTGAGTGGGATTTTTTCATGGGGCTCAGCTGTAAGATGGGGTGATGCAGATGCTGATAATTGGAGAAGTTGGGCATTTGTTTTAGATATTGTGGTCACTTCCACTGCCTTAATGATGCTTATGCTTTATAATTTGGCTGCAAGTACAGTTTTTTATATGTATTCCAAGGCTATACATGGAGAGCTTGCAGGGGAGATTGCTGAAGAGTTTGCAAGAGAGTATGTAAGTTTGCCTTTTGATGATGGCAAAATTCCTCATGTTGTTTCTGTTGTTTAA